A single Dunckerocampus dactyliophorus isolate RoL2022-P2 chromosome 2, RoL_Ddac_1.1, whole genome shotgun sequence DNA region contains:
- the smg7 gene encoding nonsense-mediated mRNA decay factor SMG7 isoform X5, producing MSLCSQYLRQAEALKADMTDSKLVAAEAWTSRQALQDLYQKMLVTDLEYALDKKVEQDLWNHAFKNQITTLQSQAKNRANPNRSEVQANLSLFLEAASGFYTQLLQELCTVFNVDLPCRVKTSQLGIISNRQNNGSAIVTPQPSSCSYICQHCLVHLGDIARYRNQTSQAESYYRHAAQLVPSNGQPYNQLAILASSKGDHLTTIFYYCRSIAVKFPFPAASTNLQKALSKALESREDVRSKWSVSDFIKAFIKFHGHVYLGKSVDQLDALRERLEENFQRLILQKAFSSQQLVHITVINLFELHHLRELAADGAEQQVSWFQLLGLFMSFLGIMCRRVLLNKNRDEEVAGECPLPAIKISLDWLRLRPGMFHEAAVDERQHVWPWLVSILNSFHPKNHHVSSCSVTPLPEEFELQGFLALRPALRSLDFTKGHQGVPVDRDVLLLRTRHQRLITLGKWVADNQPGLIQCRVGDDDLLFFITDIPEQAIEEPAEKEPCVLQEASNGEQVIGEGANTGLKSVLSVGKAQNSWSDGADRPVVTFKENIKPREQNRESARGPHQKDSGKERRDFAKGNGTSGKSELKRDGKRKCELKKVCQEKVSDAGKQVKAQTELRKTPVSEAKKTPATQTQATCSSQFIPIHHPGAFPPLPSRPGFPASAFVIPPPVAFPGLQVNPGFTFSTGVSVPGPFLQTAVHTQAGSQVQSGKQSHIPYSQQRPSGPAQGPGSSGQGPVAPGPLQGQQPPSQLQVQVVSQQSPTKPVQQVGMGKSPPHHSGLQQPFLQLQDQQMWSQNQAALQKIPAIPMSLKQQQFYLAPQDPVKVYDHQLAPQTATMDKKMKFPPYWDPSFRVGDGPAAMVDRIKRPQIACPEQDVGGPRGPPFEDKSSPLLPPDLLKTLADFEEEEELVFSKPPDFFQALAGPLSTLPGPNIFLPNQTRMESGPEVVSHSSSLLPMSGLPLQEYNQNSIFSQAYGKNLAAGSKSDAPMMHQEPSLYSLFEWTPWSPSLHTNSDHSTPASQSPHSSNPSSLPSSPPTHNHAATQFSNFGPIGTPDSRERRTVDRWKAEKTGGMSDFGLDYLPTSSASDTSWHQVPSAGSSWTNQESPMEESSSTVLLDSFKSIWSSSMMQPGPSALEQLLLQQKQKQQRGHGAMNPPH from the exons ACTCCAAGTTGGTAGCAGCCGAGGCGTGGACGTCCCGTCAGGCCCTTCAGGACCTGTACCAGAAGATGCTGGTCACAGACTTGGAGTACGCCCTAGACAAGAAGGTGGAGCAGGACCT GTGGAACCACGCCTTCAAGAATCAGATCACCACCTTGCAGAGCCAGGCCAAAAACCGAGCCAATCCCAACCGCAGTGAGGTGCAGGCTAACCTGTCTTTGTTCCTCGAGGCAGCCAGTGGATTCTACACACAG TTGTTACAGGAGCTGTGCACTGTCTTCAACGTGGACCTGCCGTGTCGCGTCAAGACGTCCCAGCTTGGCATTATCAGCAACAGACAGAACAACGGCAGCGCAATTGTCACACCGCAGCCCAGCTCATGCTCATACATCTGCCAGCACTGCTTGGTGCACCTGGGCGATATCG CGCGCTACCGCAACCAGACCAGCCAGGCTGAGTCATACTATCGACACGCCGCTCAGCTGGTCCCATCCAACG GTCAGCCTTACAACCAGCTAGCCATTCTGGCATCCTCCAAAGGAGACCACCTGACCACCATCTTCTACTACTGCCGCAGTATCGCTGTCAAGTTCCCCTTCCCAGCAGCCTCCACCAACCTGCAGAAAGCGCTGTCCAAGGCTCTGGAAAG CCGTGAGGATGTGAGAAGCAAGTGGAGTGTGTCGGACTTCATCAAGGCCTTCATCAAGTTTCACGGCCATGTGTACCTGGGTAAGAGTGTGGATCAGCTCGATGCTCTGAGGGAGCGCTTGGAGGAGAATTTCCAG AGACTGATCCTCCAGAAGGCCTTCAGCTCTCAACAGCTGGTCCACATTACCGTCATCAACCTCTTTGAGCTGCACCACCTCAGAGAGCTGGCAGCCGACGGCGCAGAGCAGCAAGTCAGCTGGTTCCAGCTGCTCGGCCTCTTCA TGTCCTTCCTGGGGATCATGTGCAGGCGGGTTCTGCTCAACAAGAACCGCGATGAggaggtggctggagagtgtCCTCTGCCAGCCATCAAAATTTCTCTGGACTGGCTCAGGCTGAGACCCGGCATGTTCCATGAGGCCGCCGTGGATGAGAGGCAGCA CGTCTGGCCCTGGCTGGTCTCCATCCTCAACAGCTTCCACCCCAAAAACCACCACGTGTCCAGCTGCTCAG TGACCCCGCTGCCAGAAGAGTTTGAGCTTCAAGGCTTCCTGGCCCTCCGACCTGCTCTCAG GTCTCTGGACTTCACCAAAGGTCACCAGGGCGTCCCGGTGGACCGAGATGTTCTGCTGCTCCGCACCAGACATCAGAGGCTCATCACTTTAGGAAAGTGGGTTGCTGATAACCAGCCGGG ACTGATACAGTGTCGTGTTGGCGATGACGATCTCCTATTCTTCATCACTGACATTCCCGAGCAGGCCATCGAGGAGCCTGCAGAAAAGGAGCCGTGTGTGCTGCAGGAGGCCTCCAATGGCGAGCAGGTTATCGGCGAGGGTGCTAACACTGGCCTCAAGTCCGTGCTCTCAGTGGGAAAGGCTCAGAACTCGTGGTCGGATGGTGCCGATAGACCTGTCGTCACCTTCAAGGAAAACATCAAACCGCGGGAGCAAAACCGCGAGTCAGCTCGCGGCCCTCATCAGAAAGATAGTGGTAAGGAGCGCCGTGACTTTGCCAAAGGCAATGGGACTTCTGGGAAAAGCGAGCTGAAGAGAGATGGAAAGAGGAAGTGCGAGCTGAAGAAAGTCTGCCAGGAGAAAGTTTCAGATGCTGGAAAACAG gtgAAAGCTCAGACAGAACTTAGGAAGACTCCGGTCTCTGAGGCCAAGAAGACCCCCGCTACTCAAACTCAAGCCACATGCTCTTCCCAGTTCATTCCCATCCATCATCCCGGAGCCTTTCCACCTCTGCCTAGTCGACCTG GCTTCCCTGCATCTGCCTTTGTCATCCCTCCCCCGGTGGCGTTCCCGGGCTTGCAAGTGAATCCAGGCTTCACCTTCTCTACAGGGGTGTCCGTGCCGGGACCTTTCCTGCAGACTGCTGTGCACACACAGGCGGGCTCGCAGGTTCAGAGTGGGAAGCAATCCCACATCCCTTACAGCCAGCAGAGGCCCTCAGGTCCGGCTCAGGGGCCGGGCTCCTCAGGCCAGGGCCCCGTGGCCCCAGGCCCCCTCCAGGGCCAGCAGCCCCCTTCCCAGCTGCAGGTGCAGGTGGTGAGCCAGCAGTCTCCCACCAAGCCTGTCCAGCAGGTCGGGATGGGCAAGAGTCCGCCCCACCACTCGGGCCTGCAGCAG CCGTTCCTGCAGCTCCAGGACCAGCAGATGTGGAGTCAAAATCAAGCGGCGCTACAGAAGATTCCAGCCATACCAATGTCATTGAagcagcagcagttctactTGGCGCCCCAGGACCCCGTCAAAGTGTATGATCACCAGCTGGCACCGCAGACAGCCACCATGGACAAGAAGATGAAGTTCCCGCCCTACTGGGACCCTTCCTTCCGAGTGGGCGATGGGCCGGCCGCCATGGTCGACAGGATAAAGAGGCCTCAGATTGCGTGTCCAGAGCAAGACGTCGGCGGGCCCAGAGGACCTCCGTTTGAG GACAAGAGCTCGCCTCTTCTACCTCCTGACCTCTTAAAAACGCTTGCCGAttttgaggaggaggaggagctcgTCTTTTCTAAGCCTCCTGATTTCTTCCAGGCTTTGGCCGGCCCTCTTAGTACACTTCCTGGACCAAATATCTTT CTACCAAACCAGACCAGGATGGAGAGCGGCCCGGAGGTGGTCAGCCATTCGTCTTCCCTCCTACCCATGTCTGGCCTCCCCTTGCAG gaaTACAACCAGAACAGTATCTTCAGTCAAGCCTACGGGAAGAACCTGGCAGCCGGCTCCAAGTCTGACGCTCCCATGATGCACCAGGAGCCGTCACTCTACTCGCTCTTCGAGTGGACACCCTGGTCCCCCTCCCTTCACACAAATTCAG ATCACTCCACGCCGGCCAGCCAATCACCTCACTCGTCCAACCCCAGCAGCTTGCCGAGCTCACCGCCCACCCACAACCATGCAGCCACACAGTTTTCCAACTTCGGGCCCATCGGTACACCAGACAGCCGAGAGCGGCGCACGGTGGACCGCTGGAAGGCTGAGAAGACGG GGGGTATGAGTGACTTTGGTCTGGACTACCTGCCAACTTCCTCCGCTTCAGACACAAGCTGGCACCAAGTCCCGTCTGCTGGCAGTTCCTGGACCAATCAGGAGTCTCCAATGGAAGAGTCATCCTCCACGGTGCTGCTGGACAGCTTCAAG TCCATCTGGTCCAGCTCCATGATGCAGCCTGGCCCATCTGCCCTGGAGCAGCTGCTCCTGCAGCAGAAGCAGAAGCAGCAGCGAGGTCACGGTGCCATGAACCCACCTCACTGA
- the smg7 gene encoding nonsense-mediated mRNA decay factor SMG7 isoform X7, with protein sequence MSLCSQYLRQAEALKADMTVCHADSKLVAAEAWTSRQALQDLYQKMLVTDLEYALDKKVEQDLWNHAFKNQITTLQSQAKNRANPNRSEVQANLSLFLEAASGFYTQLLQELCTVFNVDLPCRVKTSQLGIISNRQNNGSAIVTPQPSSCSYICQHCLVHLGDIARYRNQTSQAESYYRHAAQLVPSNGQPYNQLAILASSKGDHLTTIFYYCRSIAVKFPFPAASTNLQKALSKALESREDVRSKWSVSDFIKAFIKFHGHVYLGKSVDQLDALRERLEENFQRLILQKAFSSQQLVHITVINLFELHHLRELAADGAEQQVSWFQLLGLFMSFLGIMCRRVLLNKNRDEEVAGECPLPAIKISLDWLRLRPGMFHEAAVDERQHVWPWLVSILNSFHPKNHHVSSCSVTPLPEEFELQGFLALRPALRSLDFTKGHQGVPVDRDVLLLRTRHQRLITLGKWVADNQPGLIQCRVGDDDLLFFITDIPEQAIEEPAEKEPCVLQEASNGEQVIGEGANTGLKSVLSVGKAQNSWSDGADRPVVTFKENIKPREQNRESARGPHQKDSGKERRDFAKGNGTSGKSELKRDGKRKCELKKVCQEKVSDAGKQVKAQTELRKTPVSEAKKTPATQTQATCSSQFIPIHHPGAFPPLPSRPGFPASAFVIPPPVAFPGLQVNPGFTFSTGVSVPGPFLQTAVHTQAGSQVQSGKQSHIPYSQQRPSGPAQGPGSSGQGPVAPGPLQGQQPPSQLQVQVVSQQSPTKPVQQVGMGKSPPHHSGLQQPFLQLQDQQMWSQNQAALQKIPAIPMSLKQQQFYLAPQDPVKVYDHQLAPQTATMDKKMKFPPYWDPSFRVGDGPAAMVDRIKRPQIACPEQDVGGPRGPPFELPNQTRMESGPEVVSHSSSLLPMSGLPLQEYNQNSIFSQAYGKNLAAGSKSDAPMMHQEPSLYSLFEWTPWSPSLHTNSDHSTPASQSPHSSNPSSLPSSPPTHNHAATQFSNFGPIGTPDSRERRTVDRWKAEKTGEGGASTSMCWILGLHTLTDACVCLSGGMSDFGLDYLPTSSASDTSWHQVPSAGSSWTNQESPMEESSSTVLLDSFKSIWSSSMMQPGPSALEQLLLQQKQKQQRGHGAMNPPH encoded by the exons TGTGTCATGCAGACTCCAAGTTGGTAGCAGCCGAGGCGTGGACGTCCCGTCAGGCCCTTCAGGACCTGTACCAGAAGATGCTGGTCACAGACTTGGAGTACGCCCTAGACAAGAAGGTGGAGCAGGACCT GTGGAACCACGCCTTCAAGAATCAGATCACCACCTTGCAGAGCCAGGCCAAAAACCGAGCCAATCCCAACCGCAGTGAGGTGCAGGCTAACCTGTCTTTGTTCCTCGAGGCAGCCAGTGGATTCTACACACAG TTGTTACAGGAGCTGTGCACTGTCTTCAACGTGGACCTGCCGTGTCGCGTCAAGACGTCCCAGCTTGGCATTATCAGCAACAGACAGAACAACGGCAGCGCAATTGTCACACCGCAGCCCAGCTCATGCTCATACATCTGCCAGCACTGCTTGGTGCACCTGGGCGATATCG CGCGCTACCGCAACCAGACCAGCCAGGCTGAGTCATACTATCGACACGCCGCTCAGCTGGTCCCATCCAACG GTCAGCCTTACAACCAGCTAGCCATTCTGGCATCCTCCAAAGGAGACCACCTGACCACCATCTTCTACTACTGCCGCAGTATCGCTGTCAAGTTCCCCTTCCCAGCAGCCTCCACCAACCTGCAGAAAGCGCTGTCCAAGGCTCTGGAAAG CCGTGAGGATGTGAGAAGCAAGTGGAGTGTGTCGGACTTCATCAAGGCCTTCATCAAGTTTCACGGCCATGTGTACCTGGGTAAGAGTGTGGATCAGCTCGATGCTCTGAGGGAGCGCTTGGAGGAGAATTTCCAG AGACTGATCCTCCAGAAGGCCTTCAGCTCTCAACAGCTGGTCCACATTACCGTCATCAACCTCTTTGAGCTGCACCACCTCAGAGAGCTGGCAGCCGACGGCGCAGAGCAGCAAGTCAGCTGGTTCCAGCTGCTCGGCCTCTTCA TGTCCTTCCTGGGGATCATGTGCAGGCGGGTTCTGCTCAACAAGAACCGCGATGAggaggtggctggagagtgtCCTCTGCCAGCCATCAAAATTTCTCTGGACTGGCTCAGGCTGAGACCCGGCATGTTCCATGAGGCCGCCGTGGATGAGAGGCAGCA CGTCTGGCCCTGGCTGGTCTCCATCCTCAACAGCTTCCACCCCAAAAACCACCACGTGTCCAGCTGCTCAG TGACCCCGCTGCCAGAAGAGTTTGAGCTTCAAGGCTTCCTGGCCCTCCGACCTGCTCTCAG GTCTCTGGACTTCACCAAAGGTCACCAGGGCGTCCCGGTGGACCGAGATGTTCTGCTGCTCCGCACCAGACATCAGAGGCTCATCACTTTAGGAAAGTGGGTTGCTGATAACCAGCCGGG ACTGATACAGTGTCGTGTTGGCGATGACGATCTCCTATTCTTCATCACTGACATTCCCGAGCAGGCCATCGAGGAGCCTGCAGAAAAGGAGCCGTGTGTGCTGCAGGAGGCCTCCAATGGCGAGCAGGTTATCGGCGAGGGTGCTAACACTGGCCTCAAGTCCGTGCTCTCAGTGGGAAAGGCTCAGAACTCGTGGTCGGATGGTGCCGATAGACCTGTCGTCACCTTCAAGGAAAACATCAAACCGCGGGAGCAAAACCGCGAGTCAGCTCGCGGCCCTCATCAGAAAGATAGTGGTAAGGAGCGCCGTGACTTTGCCAAAGGCAATGGGACTTCTGGGAAAAGCGAGCTGAAGAGAGATGGAAAGAGGAAGTGCGAGCTGAAGAAAGTCTGCCAGGAGAAAGTTTCAGATGCTGGAAAACAG gtgAAAGCTCAGACAGAACTTAGGAAGACTCCGGTCTCTGAGGCCAAGAAGACCCCCGCTACTCAAACTCAAGCCACATGCTCTTCCCAGTTCATTCCCATCCATCATCCCGGAGCCTTTCCACCTCTGCCTAGTCGACCTG GCTTCCCTGCATCTGCCTTTGTCATCCCTCCCCCGGTGGCGTTCCCGGGCTTGCAAGTGAATCCAGGCTTCACCTTCTCTACAGGGGTGTCCGTGCCGGGACCTTTCCTGCAGACTGCTGTGCACACACAGGCGGGCTCGCAGGTTCAGAGTGGGAAGCAATCCCACATCCCTTACAGCCAGCAGAGGCCCTCAGGTCCGGCTCAGGGGCCGGGCTCCTCAGGCCAGGGCCCCGTGGCCCCAGGCCCCCTCCAGGGCCAGCAGCCCCCTTCCCAGCTGCAGGTGCAGGTGGTGAGCCAGCAGTCTCCCACCAAGCCTGTCCAGCAGGTCGGGATGGGCAAGAGTCCGCCCCACCACTCGGGCCTGCAGCAG CCGTTCCTGCAGCTCCAGGACCAGCAGATGTGGAGTCAAAATCAAGCGGCGCTACAGAAGATTCCAGCCATACCAATGTCATTGAagcagcagcagttctactTGGCGCCCCAGGACCCCGTCAAAGTGTATGATCACCAGCTGGCACCGCAGACAGCCACCATGGACAAGAAGATGAAGTTCCCGCCCTACTGGGACCCTTCCTTCCGAGTGGGCGATGGGCCGGCCGCCATGGTCGACAGGATAAAGAGGCCTCAGATTGCGTGTCCAGAGCAAGACGTCGGCGGGCCCAGAGGACCTCCGTTTGAG CTACCAAACCAGACCAGGATGGAGAGCGGCCCGGAGGTGGTCAGCCATTCGTCTTCCCTCCTACCCATGTCTGGCCTCCCCTTGCAG gaaTACAACCAGAACAGTATCTTCAGTCAAGCCTACGGGAAGAACCTGGCAGCCGGCTCCAAGTCTGACGCTCCCATGATGCACCAGGAGCCGTCACTCTACTCGCTCTTCGAGTGGACACCCTGGTCCCCCTCCCTTCACACAAATTCAG ATCACTCCACGCCGGCCAGCCAATCACCTCACTCGTCCAACCCCAGCAGCTTGCCGAGCTCACCGCCCACCCACAACCATGCAGCCACACAGTTTTCCAACTTCGGGCCCATCGGTACACCAGACAGCCGAGAGCGGCGCACGGTGGACCGCTGGAAGGCTGAGAAGACGGGTGAGGGCGGGGCCTCGACCTCAATGTGTTGGATACTCGGCCTCCACACCCTGACGGACGCTTGTGTATGTTTGTCAGGGGGTATGAGTGACTTTGGTCTGGACTACCTGCCAACTTCCTCCGCTTCAGACACAAGCTGGCACCAAGTCCCGTCTGCTGGCAGTTCCTGGACCAATCAGGAGTCTCCAATGGAAGAGTCATCCTCCACGGTGCTGCTGGACAGCTTCAAG TCCATCTGGTCCAGCTCCATGATGCAGCCTGGCCCATCTGCCCTGGAGCAGCTGCTCCTGCAGCAGAAGCAGAAGCAGCAGCGAGGTCACGGTGCCATGAACCCACCTCACTGA